In Cheilinus undulatus linkage group 14, ASM1832078v1, whole genome shotgun sequence, a genomic segment contains:
- the LOC121521433 gene encoding serine/threonine-protein phosphatase PP1-beta catalytic subunit-like → MAEGELNVDSLISRLLEVRGCRPGKVVQMTEAEVRGLCIKSREIFLSQPILLELEAPLKICGDIHGQYTDLLRLFEYGGFPPEANYLFLGDYVDRGKQSLETICLLLAYKIKYPENFFLLRGNHECASINRIYGFYDECKRRFNIKLWKTFTDCFNCLPIAAIIDEKIFCCHGGLSPDLQSMEQIRRIMRPTDVPDTGLLCDLLWSDPDKDVQGWGENDRGVSFTFGADVVSKFLNRHDLDLICRAHQVVEDGYEFFAKRQLVTLFSAPNYCGEFDNAGGMMSVDESLMCSFQILKPSEKKAKYQYGGVNSGRPVTPPRTTQAPKKR, encoded by the exons ATGGCGGAGGGCGAACTGAACGTTGACAGCCTCATCTCTCGATTGCTGGAAG TGCGAGGATGTCGTCCAGGGAAGGTGGTACAGATGACAGAGGCAGAAGTCCGGGGGCTCTGCATCAAGTCCAGAGAAATTTTCCTCAGTCAGCCAATCCTGTTGGAACTTGAGGCTCCACTCAAGATTTGTG GTGATATCCATGGACAGTACACAGATTTGCTGAGGCTGTTTGAGTATGGAGGCTTCCCTCCAGAGGCCAACTATCTGTTCCTGGGGGACTATGTGGACCGGGGGAAACAGTCGCTGGAAACCATCTGCCTGCTGCTCGCCTACAAGATCAAATACCCAGAAAACTTCTTCTTGCTCAGGGGGAACCACGAGTGTGCCTCCATCAATCGCATCTACGGCTTTTATGACGAGT GCAAGCGCAGGTTCAACATAAAGCTTTGGAAGACCTTCACAGACTGTTTTAATTGTCTGCCTATTGCTGCCATTATTGATGAGAAGATTTTCTGTTGCCATGGAG GGCTCTCACCTGATCTACAGTCTATGGAACAGATTCGACGCATTATGAGACCCACTGATGtcccagacacag GCCTCCTTTGTGATCTGCTATGGTCAGACCCTGACAAAGACGTGCAGGGCTGGGGGGAGAATGATCGTGGAGTTTCCTTCACTTTTGGCGCTGATGTGGTCAGCAAGTTTCTCAACCGTCATGACCTGGACCTCATCTGCCGAGCACATCAG GTTGTTGAAGACGGCTATGAGTTCTTTGCCAAACGTCAGCTGGTGACGTTGTTTTCGGCCCCAAACTACTGTGGGGAGTTTGACAACGCAGGCGGCATGATGAGTGTTGATGAGTCCCTCATGTGCTCCTTTCAG ATCCTGAAGCCGTCAGAAAAAAAAGCTAAGTACCAGTATGGCGGGGTGAATTCAGGACGCCCAGTGACCCCACCACGCACCACTCAGGCCCCCAAAAAGAGGTGA
- the LOC121521159 gene encoding phospholipase B1, membrane-associated-like yields the protein MDSNWTALLSDVSLSVASFKWCSGFLPQSKDMLMRLPGDSKLSLTASGLQMLLCFPPLDFTCTELLSLFNPALISPLLEQTNLYSSQFVQHSSLVEQAKEVSLYLQNHQVGVSKKNVTDDKDWKLLLLFVQVDQLCACDHQQVHSVIRGVVNDVDDALQLLHTQLKRTIVSVALWDGEHDSFNKVCPCMEAKSDGEVRLQKALLSHALQESLDDLLVKKHWFTDGEDFTVILQDTPFIPDISSVTSGKPLSASQASQQTDKLLVQMWTNLLQPTSDQHSMDDNGKIIALPCPTEGRPFLRTEGNSPSYHHSDASLLVDPFTGTEMPCEDFGPSPSIPKTVHELRPGDINVVAAVGDSLTAGNGIPSSPNNILDVLQQYRGLSWSIGGDKNLTTVTTLPNILKYFNQNVTGYSLGKGRQHTPQAFLNQAVAGAKSKDVLPQVKALVARMKNDSRINFESDWKVITFFIGGNDICDHCYNSLLYSVDNYIRNVQISLDYLHKEVPRALVNLIEPLHIVPLREIHTDASAKCPTWLVNILCPCVILPKENSVALQMVEDINRGYQQAVYELVESGRYDTRSDFTVVIQPFFKEVYVPRLPDGRPDRSFFSADCFHLSQKAQTLMARSLWNNMLEPLGNKTSKQDFSFEVELKCPTKTSPYIRTYNNSDYSYGGPAPTPDPITNWGSDFTCVDLAPSDTAPTSVHKLRPADIKVVAALGDSITAGTGAKAKTVFDLNKEYKGVSWSIGGDKTLETVTTLPNILKKFNPALKGFSKGTGSRQKAFNMAVAGAKTSAISAQAQALIKAMKEHKEVNFENDWKLVTILVGGNDLCSHCIDQNSLSPQNYSHNLMLSLDMLYNEVPRLLVNVVELFQIETLKTVKKNTLGCSLLQRTSCPCVINPAENSPEVQVIRRINHEYQAEMQQLISGDRYDGKEDFAVVLQPFLQNSFIPQTGEGEADTSFFSVDCFHISERAHAEMAIALWNNMLEPVGRKQAYNNFTYDRSKIHCPSEANPFIFTKVNSLPSPPVTLTTTSGPFTIMSSPATTIPAPVCSLSLPVWVPVITGILCSLAGIFVAWVFLSRCNKQKNKMEKAVELKGTGF from the exons ATGGACAG TAATTGGACTGCCTTGCTCTCAGATGTTTCCCTCTCAGTTGCCTCCTTCAAATG gtgctctggcttcctcccacagtccaaagacatgctcatgaGGTTACCTGGTGACTCAAAATTGTCC TTGACAGCATCAGGCCTGCAGATGTTGCTGTGCTTTCCTCCATTGGACTTCACATGCACAG AGCTGCTATCTTTGTTTAACCCAGCCTTGATCAGCCCTCTGTTAGAACAAACAAACCTGTACAGCTCTCAGTTTGTTCAGCACAG CTCTCTTGTAGAGCAGGCAAAGGAAGTGTCACTTTACCTCCAAAACCATCAGGTAGGAGTTTCAAAGAAGAAC GTGACTGATGATAAAGACTGGAAGCTGCTCCTTCTCTTTGTTCAGGTGGATCAGCTCTGTGCCTGTGATCACCAACAG GTTCACTCTGTTATTAGAGGTGTGGTTAACGACGTGGATGAtgctctgcagctgctgcacacTCAg CTAAAGAGGACTATTGTCAGTGTTGCCTTGTGGGATGGAGAACATGACAGTTTTAACAA GGTGTGTCCATGCATGGAGGCAAAAAGTGATGGAGAAGTCAGACTGCAGAAGGCCCTGCTGAGTCACGCTCTGCAG GAGTCCTTGGATGACCTCCTGGTGAAGAAGCACTGGTTCACTGATGGAGAAGACTTCACTGTGATTCTGCAGGACACGCCATTCATCCCAGACATTTCATCTGTTACT aGTGGAAAGCCTCTCTCTGCGTCACAGGCATCACAACAAACTGATAAACTGTTGGTCCAGATGTGGACAAACCTG ctgCAGCCCACAAGTGACCAACATAGCATGGATGACAATGGAAAGATCATTGCATTGCCGTGCCCAACTGAG GGCCGACCCTTCCTTAGGACGGAGGGAAACTCTCCCTCATATCACCACAGCGATGCCTCTCTTCTTGTTGATCCA TTTACAGGCACAGAGATGCCCTGTGAGGACTTCGGTCCCTCGCCTTCCATACCCAAAACAG TCCATGAACTCCGACCAGGTGATATTAATGTGGTGGCTGCTGTGGGAGATTCTCTAACA GCAGGGAATGGTATACCCTCCAGCCCCAACAACATCCTGGATGTCCTGCAGCAGTACAGAGGACTGTCCTGGAG tATTGGTGGAGACAAAAACCTCACAACTGTCACAACACTGCCCA ACATTTTGAAGTATTTTAACCAGAACGTGACAGGATACTCTCTTGGCAAGGGTCGACAGCACACTCCTCAAGCTTTCCTCAACCAGGCTGTGGCTGGAGCTAAGAGCAA ggaTGTACTGCCACAGGTGAAAGCCTTGGTGGCGCGGATGAAGAATGACTCT AGAATCAATTTTGAATCAGACTGGAAGGTGATCACCTTTTTTATTGGTGGAAATGACATCTGCGACCACTGCTACAACTCT CTGCTCTACTCTGTGGATAATTATATCCGTAATGTTCAAATCAGCCTGGATTATTTACATAAAGAG GTCCCCCGTGCTCTGGTGAATTTAATAGAGCCTCTCCATATTGTCCCTTTAAGAGAAATTCATACGGATGCCTCAGCTAAATGTCCAACTTGGCTGGTAAA TATTTTGTGCCCTTGCGTTATCTTGCCAAAGGAAAACTCAGTTGCACTTCAAATGGTGGAGGACATCAACAGAGGCTATCAG CAAGCAGTGTATGAGCTGGTGGAGTCTGGCCGATATGACACCCGCTCAGACTTTACTGTGGTCATCCAGCCTTTCTTCAAGGAAGTCTATGTTCCCAGACTGCCG GATGGCCGTCCTGATCGCTCCTTCTTCAGTGCTGACTGCTTCCATCTCAGCCAGAAAGCCCAGACACTGATGGCTCGATCCCTCTGGAACAACATG CTTGAACCTCTGGGCAATAAAACTTCCAAGCAGGATTTTTCTTTTGAGGTTGAGCTTAAATGTCCAACCAAG ACTTCACCTTACATTCGGACCTACAACAACAGTGATTACTCATATGGTGGTCCTGCTCCTACACCTGACCCTATCACA AACTGGGGAAGTGACTTTACCTGTGTGGACCTCGCTCCATCTGACACTGCGCCAACTTCAG TTCACAAGCTGAGACCAGCTGACATTAAGGTGGTGGCAGCCCTGGGAGACTCAATAACG GCAGGAACTGGCGCCAAAGCAAAGACTGTGTTTGACCTCAATAAGGAGTATAAAGGGGTTTCGTGGAG CATTGGAGGAGATAAGACTCTGGAGACTGTCACAACACTACCAA ACATCTTAAAGAAGTTCAACCCCGCCTTAAAGGGCTTCTCCAAAGGCACTGGCTCAAGACAGAAGGCTTTCAACATGGCTGTAGCTGGAGCTAAAACCTC AGCGATCTCTGCACAAGCCCAAGCTCTCATCAAGGCCATGAAAGAACACAAG GAGGTGAACTTTGAGAATGATTGGAAACTTGTGACCATATTAGTGGGAGGAAATGATCTTTGCAGTCACTGCATTGACCAA AATAGTCTGTCACCTCAGAACTACAGCCACAACCTCATGCTCAGTTTGGACATGTTATACAACGAG gTACCAAGGCTGTTGGTTAATGTTGTGGAGCTGTTCCAGatagaaacactgaaaacagttaaaaagaacACACTTGGCTGTTCCCTCCTGCAGAG GACCAGCTGTCCATGTGTCATTAACCCAGCTGAAAACTCACCTGAGGTTCAAGTGATAAGACGAATCAATCACGAGTACCAG GCCGAGATGCAGCAACTTATCTCTGGAGATAGATATGATGGAAAAGAAGACTTCGCTGTTGTCCTTCAACCCTTTTTACAAAACTCGTTCATCCCTCAAACTGGA GAGGGAGAGGCTGACACCAGTTTCTTCTCAGTGGACTGTTTCCACATCAGTGAGCGAGCTCACGCAGAGATGGCCATCGCTCTGTGGAACAATATG TTGGAGCCTGTGGGCAGAAAGCAGGCCTACAACAACTTCACATATGACCGCTCCAAGATCCATTGTCCCTCTGAG GCTAACCCCTTCATCTTCACTAAAGTCAACAGCCTACCAAGTCCACCAGTGACCCTCACCACCACCTCTGGTCCCTTTACCATCATGTCCAGCCCTGCAACAACCATCCCTGCGCCCGTGTGCTCCCTCTCTTTACCTGTGTGGGTGCCAGTGATAACAGGCATtctctgctcactggctggcaTTTTTGTTGCCTGGGTTTTCCTCTCAAGATGtaacaagcagaaaaacaaaatggagaaAGCAGTGGAACTTAAAGGAACGGGCTTTTAA